AGGTCTTCGACGTGGCGAACGCGGTCATGGATGGTACGGATGCGGTAATGTTGTCCGGCGAAACCGCGACCGGTAAACACCCGGCACTCGTGGTGAAAACGATGGCGGCGATTTGCAAGGAAGCGGAAAATTCCAATGAAACCCGCCGTTCTGGGCATCGCATGGAAGACCGTTTTGGGCGCATTGACGAAGGCATTGCAATGGCTACCATGTACACCGCCAATCACATGGGGGTACGTGCGATTGCGGCGTTGACTGAATCGGGTGCAACACCGTTGTGGATGTCGCGGATTCGTTCCGGTATCCCGATTTACGCGCTGACTTCCAGTGATGAAGCAGCGCGGCGGGTGAGCATGTATCGCGGGGTTTATCCGGTGAAATTGCATGAGCCGTTGAAAGACCCGAAAATAGCCAACCGTCAAGCGGTCGAATTGATGATTAAAGAAGGTATCGTCGAAAACGGTGATCTGGTCATTATTACCAAAGGTGACTTGATGGGGACGAAAGGCGGCACTAACCAGCTCAAGATTCTGCGTGTCGGTGAGCACCAAAACGGCTAAGGCACGCAACACGTTAATAGTTTAAACAACATTTTGAGGAGAACAACATGGCTTTGATTTCTTTGCGTCAATTACTGGATCACGCGGCTGAAAACGGTTACGGGATGCCAGCGTTCAACGTTAACAACATGGAGCAAATCCACGCCATCATGCAAGCGGCTGATGCGTGCAACTCCCCGGTTATCTTGCAAGGTTCTGCCGGTGCGCGTTCTTACGCGGGCGAACCGTTCCTGCGTCATCTGGTACTGGCAGCGGTCGAAATGTACCCGCATATCCCGGTGGTTATGCACCAAGACCACGGTGCTGAGCCAGCGGTTTGCTTCCGTTCTATCCAGTCTGGTTTCACCTCCGTCATGATGGACGGTTCTTTGATGGCTGATGGCAAAACCCCGTCCAGCTACGAATACAACGTTGAAACCACTCGTAAAGTGGTTGAACTGGCGCACGCTTGCGGCGTTTCCGTGGAAGGCGAACTGGGTTGCTTGGGTTCACTCGAAACCGGCATGATGGGCGAAGAAGACGGTCACGGTGCTGACGGCGTGTTGGATCATTCCCAACTGTTGACTGACCCAGAAGAAGCGGCTGACTTCGTGCGCAAGACTGGCGTTGACGCGCTGGCAATTGCCATCGGTACTTCTCACGGTGCGTACAAGTTCACTAAGAAGCCTACCGGCAACGTACTGCGTATCGACCGCGTGAAAGAAATCAATGCCCGCATTCCAACCGTTCACTTGGTTATGCACGGCTCTTCTTCTGTGCCAGAAGATTGGCTCGAAATCATCAACAACTACGGCGGCGACATGGGTCAAACCTACGGCGTACCGGTGTCTGAAATCGTTGAAGGCATTAAGCACGGTGTACGTAAAGTTAACATCGACACGGATTTGCGGATGGCATCGACTGGTGCAATTCGTAAGCACTTGTTTGACAACAAGGCTAACTTTGATCCACGCAAGTTCCTGAAAGAAGCGACCAAAGCGATGTCAGGCATCTGTAAAGACCGCTTTGAAGCGTTTGGTACTGCGGGCATGGCTGACAAAATCAAGCCTGTGTCACTGGAAATCATGTTCGGTCAATACAAAGCTGGCAAGCTCGACCCGAAAGTGTCGTAATGCCGCTTAACGCTTAGCGTTGAAAAAAACGTAGAGACGCAAAATATTGCGTCTCTACAAACCCCTCAACGGGTTAAACTTCTAACCACCATTCGGAATAATCAACACCGGTACTTTGCTATGCTGCGTCACTGTCCGCGCTGTTGACCCCAGCATGGTATGCCCACTCGCTTGCCGCGTATGGCTGCCAATCACGATCAAATCCACCCCGTGCGTTTCCGCGTAATGGTTAATCACATCCGCCGGATTGCCCGCGCTGACTGCAATCTTGTCGATCAGCTCGTCCTTATCCTTGCAGATGTCGTCTTCTTCCGCACAGTAGTTTTTCAGGCGTTCGCGCATGGTTTCGATGACCTGCTGCATACTTTCCTGTTCGATGTCGTGGATTTCCTTGCCCGGCATGTACATCGACAAAATCGCTGAACCGGTCGTGCCAATCGGCGCAACCGCGTGCAACATAATGATTTTCGCCTTGTGAATCCGTGCCAGATTGATTGCCTGCCGGAACACCGGGCGCATGTGCGTACCCAGATTGGTGGCGTACAAAATGGTTTGGAATGGTTTTATTTCACTCATGCTCATCGCTCCTTACAGCATCCCCATTACCCGTGGCAGCCATAGGCTGATTTCCGGCACATACGTGATCAGCATCAGGAACGCCAACATGGTGTACAGCCAAGGCAATACCGCCACGGTAAGTGCTGACAAGCCCATTTTGGTAATTCCTGATGCGACGTACAAGTTCAAACCCACCGGCGGGGTGATCATCCCGATTTCCATATTCACCACCATAATAATGCCGAAATGCACCGGATGGATGCCCAACGCCATTGCCATCGGGAACAGAATCGGCGCGAAAATCAGCATAATGCTGGACGGTTCCATAAAATTACCCGCCAACAGCAGCAGGATATTCACCGCAATCAGGAACGTGATAATGCCCATGCCTTGCTCAGTCATCCACCCCGCCAATGATTGCGGAATACCTTCGTTGGTCAATAGGAAGGAGAACAGCACTGCGTTGGTGATAATGTACAGCAACATGGCGGACATGCTGGCGGAATTCAGCAGCACACGCGGTATATCTTTTAGGCTCAAGTCTTTGTAAACAAATACCGCAATCACAAAGGCATACACCGCACTCATTGCTGCCGCTTCCGTCGGGGTGAAAATGCCGGTGTAAATCCCGCCCATGACCACGATGATCAGCATCAAGCCCCAGACCGAATCTTTAAAGGCTTTCAGACGTTGCCTCCAGCTTGCTTTCGGTTGACGCGGGAAATTGCCTTTTTTGGCACGATACCAAGTAGTGCCACCGAGGAACAGTGTCAGTATCAACCCCGGAATTACCCCGGCGATGAACAATGCACCAATCGACGAGTTGGTTGCTACCGCATACATCACCATGACGATAGAGGGCGGAATCAAAATCCCTAACCCACCGGAAGAAGCGATGACCCCCGCGCCAAATTCCTTGGGGAAACCTGCTTTCACCATGGCGGGTAACAGAATCGAACCAATCGCCACCACCGTTGCAGGGCTAGAGCCGGAAACTGCTGCAAACAACGCGCAAGCCAAGACGCCCGCCAAGCCCAAACCGCCGAACCAATGCCCGACCATCGAGGTGGCAAAGTTGACCATGCGTTTCGCCACCCCGCCGTGAGTGAGGAAATTCCCGGCAAGGATAAAAAACGGAATCGCCATGATCTCGAACTTTTCGATCCCCGTGAACAGCTTCAATGCCACCGATTCCACCGGTACGGAAGTCATGGTAAACAGGAAGGTCATCACCGTCAGCCCCAGTGCAATCGACACGGGCATTCCGGTGAGCATCAACAACATCAACAAACCAAAGATGATTAAGGCACTCATGGCTTTTGCTCCACTACCGGGAATGGATCGGTATCGTGCAAGCCGTCAACATGCCCGTGATCATGATGCGGCAATTCACCCGTTTTCCAGTAATTCGCCAGCACTTGCAGAAATCGGAAACACATCAACGCCGAGCCAAGCGGTACAGCGAGATACACGACCCAAGTACGCCATTCCAGATCCGGCGTGGTGGGCCCTTCGTAATACGGGGCAGTTTCCATCCCCAAGGTACTTAACACTGCGTAAGCCATGCCGTTATGCCACACCAGATTAAAACCCAGCACCGCGACTAATGCGGTAAAAAATGCGCCCGCACACAAGGCGACGATGGTGGTGATACGGCGGTTGTCAGGTGATAAATTGTTTACCACCACATCCACGCCGACGTGAATGCCTTGACGCACCCCGTAAGCTGCGCCAAATTTCGCCATCCACACGAACAGGATAATGCACAACTCTTGCGCCCAGCTCAGGTGAATGCTTAATAAAAAATCTTGGAACGCACCCAGCGGCAAGCCGGAAGCGTAACGGTGTACCACTGCCACAAAAATCACGATGGTGGCGGCAGCCAGCAAGACACTAATCAATACTTCTTCGAGATG
The window above is part of the Thiothrix winogradskyi genome. Proteins encoded here:
- a CDS encoding TRAP transporter small permease, with product MKWFDHLEEVLISVLLAAATIVIFVAVVHRYASGLPLGAFQDFLLSIHLSWAQELCIILFVWMAKFGAAYGVRQGIHVGVDVVVNNLSPDNRRITTIVALCAGAFFTALVAVLGFNLVWHNGMAYAVLSTLGMETAPYYEGPTTPDLEWRTWVVYLAVPLGSALMCFRFLQVLANYWKTGELPHHDHGHVDGLHDTDPFPVVEQKP
- the fba gene encoding class II fructose-bisphosphate aldolase (catalyzes the reversible aldol condensation of dihydroxyacetonephosphate and glyceraldehyde 3-phosphate in the Calvin cycle, glycolysis, and/or gluconeogenesis) — protein: MALISLRQLLDHAAENGYGMPAFNVNNMEQIHAIMQAADACNSPVILQGSAGARSYAGEPFLRHLVLAAVEMYPHIPVVMHQDHGAEPAVCFRSIQSGFTSVMMDGSLMADGKTPSSYEYNVETTRKVVELAHACGVSVEGELGCLGSLETGMMGEEDGHGADGVLDHSQLLTDPEEAADFVRKTGVDALAIAIGTSHGAYKFTKKPTGNVLRIDRVKEINARIPTVHLVMHGSSSVPEDWLEIINNYGGDMGQTYGVPVSEIVEGIKHGVRKVNIDTDLRMASTGAIRKHLFDNKANFDPRKFLKEATKAMSGICKDRFEAFGTAGMADKIKPVSLEIMFGQYKAGKLDPKVS
- a CDS encoding TRAP transporter large permease, with the protein product MSALIIFGLLMLLMLTGMPVSIALGLTVMTFLFTMTSVPVESVALKLFTGIEKFEIMAIPFFILAGNFLTHGGVAKRMVNFATSMVGHWFGGLGLAGVLACALFAAVSGSSPATVVAIGSILLPAMVKAGFPKEFGAGVIASSGGLGILIPPSIVMVMYAVATNSSIGALFIAGVIPGLILTLFLGGTTWYRAKKGNFPRQPKASWRQRLKAFKDSVWGLMLIIVVMGGIYTGIFTPTEAAAMSAVYAFVIAVFVYKDLSLKDIPRVLLNSASMSAMLLYIITNAVLFSFLLTNEGIPQSLAGWMTEQGMGIITFLIAVNILLLLAGNFMEPSSIMLIFAPILFPMAMALGIHPVHFGIIMVVNMEIGMITPPVGLNLYVASGITKMGLSALTVAVLPWLYTMLAFLMLITYVPEISLWLPRVMGML
- a CDS encoding universal stress protein, encoding MSEIKPFQTILYATNLGTHMRPVFRQAINLARIHKAKIIMLHAVAPIGTTGSAILSMYMPGKEIHDIEQESMQQVIETMRERLKNYCAEEDDICKDKDELIDKIAVSAGNPADVINHYAETHGVDLIVIGSHTRQASGHTMLGSTARTVTQHSKVPVLIIPNGG